Sequence from the Candidatus Abyssobacteria bacterium SURF_5 genome:
GAGTTACCGGCCCGACGTGGGCGAGGAAATCGATCTAATCGAAGAGGTTGCGCGCGTCTACGGATATGAAAACATTATTGCGACGTATCCCGAGGACAGGGCGCTCATGACGCGAGGACTGCCGGCAAAGTCGGCCGAAGAGGAAGTGAAAGCCCTGTTGAAGGGATGCGGTTTCACCGAGATCATCACGTTCAGCTTCGGGGACCCGGAAGAGATGAAGGATTTTTCGGGCGACGGCTATCCGGCTGCGCCGATCCGAATGAGGAATCCGCTGGCCGAGGACGAAAGCGTTTTGCGGACAACCCTTATGCCCGGACTGCTCGGAACAATCCGCAGCAATATCAATATCGGGAGGAAAAACCTGAAACTCTTCGAGGTCGGCAAGATTTTCTGGCCGGCTCCCGGAGAAACGCTGCCGGATGAACACGTGTCCGCCTGCGGCGCGGCGACCGGGCTGAGGAACTCTCTCCACTGGAAAGAGCAGCCTGCCGAGGTCGATTTCTTCGACTTGAAAGGCGTAGTTGAGACGTTGCTCGATTCTCTCGGTTTCGACGCGAGAGCTGTCAAATCTGCAAGACCCGGATTTCATCCGGGCAAATGCGCCGATATCGAAGTGGCGGGAAAAACGGTCGGCCGGGTGGGAGAGATTCACCCCGATATCATTCAGAAATATGAATTAAAACAAAAGACCTTCCTTTTCGAATTGGACCTTTCAACGCTTCTCTCGTGCCCGAAAACGGAAAAGGAATACCTGAGCGTTTCCCGCTTCCCGTACTCCGATCGCGATATGGCTGTCGTGGTCGATGAGAACATCGAAGCAGCCAAGCTGGTTTCCGCCATCACAGAGGCCGGAGAAGAGATCTTGAGGCGGGTGCTCCTGTTCGACGTCTATCGAGGTGCGCAAGTGGAAAGCGGAAAGAAAAGCCTCGCTTTCAGCCTCAGGTTCCAAAGCGTTCAGCGAACACTGACCGATGAGGAAATCACCGCCGCGTTCAATAAAATCGTCCAGTCCGTCCAAACGCGCTTCGGCGCCCAATTGAGAAAGTAATGAAATGGACGAGAAGCTGGCCAGACTCGAAGAACAGATGAAGCGCTTGGTCAGCAGCTTCCGCGACGCCTGCGAGAAAAACGAGCACCTCCGGCGCCAGAACGAACGCCTGCTGAATGAGCTCCTGGAGAAAACGCGGCAGATGGAAGTGCTCGAAGAGCGCGGCGAACTGCTGCTTGAAGCGCAGGCGGAAAAGAAAAAGCTCGAAGCGCAGCGCGAACAGATCCGAAAAGAAATCAACGCCCTGCTCGAGCGAGTGCGTGCGCTGAAGGGCGAACAACACAGATAGACAAGATGGGGACGGAAAATCTTCCCCCAGTTGTGCAGACGTCTTGAAAAAACTGTACGGTCTCTGTTGTCTTTAAGTTCTCCTTTGGTTTTCGAAAGGCGAAGACGATCATGAACCGACCCGCCGCCGTGACGGTCACCGTTCTCGGGACCGAGCTCAGTTTCAGAACCGAAGACCCCGAGTACATCAAACAGTTAGCCGCTTTTGTTGAAAACGAAATCCGCACAGTCGTGGATTCCGGAAAAATATCATCACAGACCAAGGCGGTTATCCTCGCGGCCTTTACCATGGCCGATGAATTGTTTCGGCTGCGCAAGGAAAAGGAACAGGTCTCCAAGCGAATCGAATCGATGCTTGAGATGGCATCAAATATGCACTGGGAGACTCCGGCGGCGCCGCCACATCCGGCCACGGAAATCTGAGGAACACGGGAGCGATTCCACTCCGGAATCTCTTGCCGTCGCCAATTCGTTCGTACGGAATTTCGCTTTTCTTGCACCGAAATGTTCAAACAAGACTTATTCGCTTCAACCAGTGCAGGGAGAAACATGATCGAGATCGCCGACCGCATCTACTTCATCGAGTCCGAAAACAGAGGGCGCTATCCGAACTCGCACTCGCTGTTTGTCGATGACGATTTGGGTATGGTTATCGACCCGGCCTGCCGCGAAGAATTGATGCTTGAACTGGCTGCGAGTCATAAGACGAGTATCATCCTCAACACTCACTACCACGAAGACCACAGGATCTACAATTACTGCTTCACCCGCGCACAGCTTTACACACATGAGCTCGATGCCCGCGGCTACGGCTCAATCGAGGACTTCATGCAGGATTTCTCGGTTGTCAACAGCGATACGCTCAAGAACTTCTGGCGCGATTTTCTGCTCGACAACTGCAAATACCGCCCCTATACAGTCGCTCAGACTTTTTCCGACGGCTTCCAGATCGACCTCGGACATACCGTTGTCAAAACGATTCATACCCCCGGCCACTCCGCAGGCCACAGTTGCTTTTATTTCCCCAAGGAACAGGTGCTGTACCTGGGCGATATCGACCTCACCTCCTTCGGGCCATGGTACGCCAGCCGGAATTCCGATATCGACGCCTGGCTGACCTCGATCGAGCGCGTCCGCCGGTTGAAACCTAAAATCGTGGTTACCTCGCATGGCGACGGCCTGGTGACTGAGAACCTCGACGCCCGAATCCAGACGTATGCTAATACAATTCATCAGCGCGATAACCGCATCCTCGAGTTCCTGCAGCGCCCCCGCACAAAAGAGGAGATTCTGGACCTCGAAATCGTCTACCGGCGCAATCATAAATCACCCGACTCTTTCTTCTACTGGGATGACCGTATGATGATAGAAATGCACATTTTTCGGCTGGAACGGCAGGGTCGATTGAAAAGACTTGACAGAAATTATGTTATAGGATAAAATGTTCACTGATAACCTATATCCTGAGGCGGGGCTTCTTTCCTCGGTTACTCTCGGCAATTTTCTTGACATCGAATCAAAAAGGAAGTAAAATGTCTCATAAAAGGGGAGGGACGTAAAGTTTGGCCGCTGGTCGGTAGCAAAGAGGTACTTGATTTTTTGATGTAATTACTTGCAGATACGCCACTTATAACCGGAGAATGTTTTCAGTCCCGCTGTCTAAGCACCCTCGCATGGAACAGCGGATCGATCCGGACCCGGCGGACACATGGGACCGGGTAATCAGGGAGAAGGAGTAGGAGCGGTGAACAGGCGTTGCGTAGTGACAGGACTGGGCGTGGTTTCATCGGTGGGGATCGGCAAGGAAGCGTTTTGGGATTCACTCGTTCATGGACGTTCGGGCGTTTCCTATATTACGCGCTTCGATACATCAAAACTGCCGGTTCATCATGGCGGCGAAGTAAAGAACTTCAATCCCACAGACTATATGGACGAACTCCGGGCGCAAATGTCCGGCCGTTACGTTCATTTTGCCGTTGCGGGCACAAAATTGGCGCTCGAGGACGCCGGCATCGAGCCTGATATGTATGACCGGTCCAGAATGGTCATGTATGGCGGCTCGACCGCGCCGGCGGCTGATTCTATCGAGAGCCACCTTCGAATCGCAATCACCGACGACCCGTTCAATGCGCCCCCCTATGCGCTTGCCTCTATCGCAATGCATTCCGCCATAGGAGAAGCCGCCCAGACCGCAAATGTTTTCGATTCCTCGACCACAATCTCCACACACTGCACTTCCGGCCTGAACGCCATAGGGTTCGGACTCGATGAGATTCGCAAGGGTCGAAAGGATATTGTGGTGGCCGGCGCAACCGATTGTACGCTCACCTACTACGCTTTCATCAGCTATATCCTCGCGGGTCTGCTGGTGCCGGAGGAAGGGGTTCCACCCGAGAAGATCATGCGCCCGTATGACAAGAACCGTCGCGGCGGCGTGATGGCGGAGGGAGCGGGATTCCTCGTGCTTGAGGACCTGGAACATGCGCGCGCTCGCGGGGCTCACATTTACGGCGAAATCATTGGACACGGGTATAAAGATAAAATCAACCTGTCGAAGTCGACAATGCTGACAATGTCCAGCGCCATCAGGGCGGCGCTTGCCAACGCACGAGTAAGACCAACCGACGTGGACTACGTTCTGGCGAACGGCAATTCAACTATCGTGCAAGATAAGATGGAGACAAGGACCCTGAAGGAGGTATTCGGCGAGCACGCTTATCGATTGCCCGTGAGCGCCATAAAGTCAACGATTGGCATACCGAATTCAGCCATCGGTCCGATGCAGGTGATCGCTGCTTGCCTCGCGTTTGAATCCAACCTGATCCCTCCCACGATCAATTATGAAACCCCCGACCCCGAATGCGACCTCGACTACGTCCCAAATCACGCGCGGTTCAATCGGGTGAATATGGCGGTTGTCAATAATTATGGCATGGACGGCGCCTGCGCCGCCGTACTCGTTAAGAGATACGGCAACGGGGAGGCCGTCTCATTTGGCGGCAGAGACGGCGCATGCAAAAGTGACGGCGACAGCTGAATGGATCCGAAACCGATAAGCATTCTCGTTACTGCACTTTTCATTTTCATTCTCGGCACCTATGTCTTCGCCAAGAATTCCAAAAAGATCATTAATATCTCCTTCCTTGGCCTCGCCTATAGCTGCGGCCTGTGGGCGCTCGCGCTGTTCACCATCAGTATCGAAACCCGCTATGAGGTGTTGAAGTTTGCGGGCCATATGGCATTCGCCACCGGCGCGCTCCTCACCTGCAATTTCCTTCTGTTCGCGTATGTGTTCCCGGATAAAAGAGATGAATTCCCGCCGCTGCGAACACTGCTCATCATCTGTGCGCCGGGCGCTCTCATGGCGCTGCTCAGTTTTACGCCTTTTATCATGAAAGATATTGCGTACGAAGGCGAGAAGGTCAGGCCGGTATACGGGGCCGGCATCTACATATTGATGTTGTACCACGTCGCCTGCGCCTTCATCGGTTTTTTCCTGCTGGCGCGGAAATTCCTCAAAACGAAAGTCCGCTTTGAGAGGGTGCAACTGAAATACACCTTCTGGGGAACCCTGCTTTCGGCCATCGGAATCGTCACGTTTGCGCTGCTTCTGCCCATTGCCGGCGTCTCTCAGTATTCGGGTCCCTTGAGCGCAGTCTTTATCGTGATTGCCAGCGCAAGCCTATCATACGCCATCGTGCGGCACCGCCTGATGGATCTGGGCGTGGTTTTCAGAAATGTCCTCATCTATATCGGAACGGTCGCGGCGCTTGGCGCCGTTATGGGACTGGTGACTCTCTTCACCCCTGTCCTGCGCCTGCAGCTCGAAGCAGTTGCCTTCCTCTCGGTTCTGGCGGCTTCGCTCCTGGTGTATCCTGTGCGCAACGGCATCGAGACGCTCGTGGACAGGTTCTTCTTTCACGGCCGCTACAATTATCAGGCCGCCCTGACCGAGTTCAGCCATTCGATGACGAAAATCCTGGACCTCGAAGACCTGCAGAACCGGATCGTCCATGAGGTGGCCTCCATCCTGCAGGTAAAAAGCGCCACCATCTTGCTTCACGAGACGGGCGAGAAGAAATACACGGTGAGAGCCGCGATACCCATAGAACTTGCTGATGCTCACCATGAGATCGGCGCAGACAGCCTCATTATCCGGCAGATGATGCAGGATCACACGCTGCTCGTGAAAGAGGAAATGAAACGCTCGCTTCCGGTCTCCCGATTTCAGCCGATCGAGAGCGAGTTCGACCAGATACACGCAGAGGTGATCATCCCGCTGTTCTATCGCGAAGATCTGCTCGGACTGCTCACATTGGGCGAGAAAATCTCGTCCGATATCTACTCGGTCGAGGACATCAATCTGCTCGTCACGCTCGGCAATCAGGCCGCCGTCGCGCTGGAGAACGCACTGCTGCACCACACCGTCATCATGCTCAAGAATCACAACGACAACATCCTCAAGTACATGAGCAGCGGAGTCGTCGCCATCGACAAGAACCGGATGATCAACACCTGCAACGACAAAGCCAGGGAAATTCTGCGACTCCCCCAGGACGGCGTCATCCATGGCAAGATCGATCTGCTTCCGTCTCCCCTGCGCGAGATGCTTTCCGACACCCTCGCCGGCAAGAACCGGTACTCGAATCAGGAGGTGCAGATATTATCACCCAAAGGCTCGATCTGTTATCTGAGCGCAAGCACATCGCTGATCAAGGAAGAGAAGGGCGTCGTGACCGGCGCACTGCTGGTGGTAAACGACCTGACCGAGATCAGGATTCTTGAGGGCGAGATGTGGCGGGCAGACAAGCTGGCCTCTCTGGGCACACTTGCCGCCGGCATGGCGCACGAAATCAAGAACCCGCTCGTCTCCATCAAGACCTTCGCCCAGTTGCTGCCCACCCGCTTCGAAGATACGGAATTCCGCGAAAAATTCTCATCCATAACGGTTGACGAGGTCGAGCGAATAAATTCTCTGGTGGAAAAACTCCTCGAATTCGCGCGACCGACGGCGCCGCTTTTTGAGACGGCTGACATCATCGACCTCATCGAAGAGGTCCTGCTCCTGCTCAGCAACGAGACGTCGAAGGTGGGCGTGACGGTCGTCCGTAATTTTGACGTCGATTCCGCTCCCATCGTCTGCGATAAGAGCCAGTTTAAGCAGGCCCTGCTCAATTTGTGCCTGAACGCGCTGCAGGCGATCGAGGCGTCCCGCAACAATTCCCATAAGGAATTGCGCGTCAGCGTCTCGCTCAGGAAAAGCAGATACTCCGGCGGGACTTCCCGCGACCAGGTCTCGGAGATGTTCTACGGCCTGGACATACCGGCCACCATCGATGACGCCCAGACCGTTGTCATCAAGGTGCGTGATTCAGGACAGGGCATCAGTCGCAAGAACCTCGGCAGGATTTTCGATCCGTTCTTTACGACGAAAGAAAAAGGGCTGGGGCTGGGACTGGCCGTCGTTCACGGAATCATCAAGGAACACTCGGGCAGCATCACCGTAGACAGCAAAGAGAATGTGGGGACCGAGTTCACCATCTCGCTGCCGGTGACACAGATATTCGCGAAGGAGAGGGCATGATATGGATGTAGTCGTCATTGCATCAAATGAAAACAGCATTCAGGAATCTCTCCGGATGCTGCTCGGCGAACGATACATGGTTCTGGTGGCGCGCTCGCTCCCGCAGCTCATCAATATCGTAAACGATCACCCGGTTGATGTGGTCATTCTCGATGAGTTCCTTGGGGCGGAGAACTGCGCCTGGGCGTTCGACCAACTGCGCTCGGTTTCGCCCGAGATTACCTGCATCGTGCTGGCGCTCCAGACCATATCCGAGGCGGCCAGCGAGCTGCGCGCCAAAGGCGCATACGATATCGTGAGCAAACCCTTTGACCGCGAGGTCCTCCTGACCGTTATCTCGCGGGCGGTCGAAAGATCGCGCCTGATGGCGCGGCTGGCGGCGGCAAAACAACCCGTCCGCACCACCGAACCGCTCCCCTTCGACGCCGTCGAACCGTCGAGCGAGCGAAAGGAGATGCTCGATTCGCTGCGACGATTCCTGCGGGCCGTCACCGACGTGCTTGCGCCCGAGCGCCTGCATGCCCTCGTGCTCGATGCGGTCGTCGAGATGTTCTCGCTCAATAAGGCCGTCCTGCTCCTCTGGAACGAGGAAAAACAGCGGATGGTGATGAAGGCGGCGGTGGGCCTCCAGGTGACCGGCCTCGAAGGGTACGAGGCGCCGTGGAAAAGCCTGATGCAGTGGCTCCACCGGCACGACCAGATTCTCAATCTTGACGACCCGGCGCGGGAGGCCGAGCCGGGCGAGATGCTCGAAGTGCGGAAAGAAATGGCCCTGCTCCAAGGCCGCCTGTGCGTGCCGCTGACGGCAAAAGGAAAAATGAGCGGCGTGCTCGTGCTGGGCAGGAAGATAACCGGAAAACGCCTCTCGGACGTCGAGATCGAGTTCCTGTACCTGCTTTCCCAGCAGATCGCCGCAATCATCGAAAATGCCCGGCATCATCGCGCTGTCCTCGTACAGAAGGAACGATACAAAGACATCCTGCAGGGCGTTACTTCCGGCCTCATCGCGACCGATGCCGCCGGCAGGCTCCTTCTTCTGAATAAGGCGGCCGAGCAAATCCTGAAAGTAAAGGCGGCGGATGTCACCGGACATGACGTCCAGCGGATCGGCTCGATGTTCGCCGATATCGTCAATCGCACGTTGCGCGAAGGAAAATCGTTTTGCAGGCATGAGGTGACCGACCCGGCCACCAAAGCGCTCCTCGGCATCAGCACCTCGGTCTTGACCGACGACGCCGGGAAACCCGTCGGTGCGGTCGCGCTCTTCACCGATCTGTCCACCGTCAAGTCCCACGCCGGAATGGATGTCGATGAAGCATGGCAACGCTGCGCGCTGTGCATGGCGCAGGAGATCAAGAACCCGCTGGTCGCCATCCGGACCTTCACCCAATTGTTTCCACAGAATTATGCGGACGAAAAATTCCGAACAGAATTTGCTCAAATTGCGCTCAAGGAGATAGATAAGCTCGATGCCGTCGTCGAGAAACTCCTTAAATTCTCTCAGCCGCTGCAACTTCGTCCGGAACAGGGCAACATCAATAACCTTATCGAAGAGGCCCTCAACCAGGCCCTGCAGGATGCGGACAAGCCAAACGTGGTGATTAACAAAAATTTCGAGACGGCCAACGGCATTGGAATGTTCGACAGGAATCTGCTCGGCGAGGCTTTTGTCCAGGTATTCCGGAATGCGCTGGATTCGATGCCTTCGGGCGGAACCCTGAACATCTCGGCTGCAACTCGAACCGGCGAGACCTCCGCCGCCGGCGCCCAGGGAAATGGGTCCTCGGTGCCGACCGTCACGGAAATTTGTATTTCCGACTCCGGCTCCGGAATCGCACCGGAGGATATGGGCAACCTGTTCAAGCCGTTCTATTCCAAGAAGGTCAAAGGGATGGGCCTCGGCCTGGCGATATCCCGGAAGATCATTCAGGGTCATAAAGGCGACATAAGCGTCTTGAGCGAACCGAACCGAGGGACGACCGTGAAGGTAGTTTTACCACATGGAGCATAAGATGCATAAAATTCTTGTGGTCGATGACGAATTAAGCGTGCGCGAAGCGTTGCGCATCATCTTGAAGGACAACTTCGAGGTTATCCTGAAGGATTCCGCCGAAGCGGGACTCGAATACTTGAATTTCAATGAAGTGGATCTCGTGTTTCTCGATATCCTGATGCCGGGGATGTCGGGGCTCGAGGCGCTCAAGATCATCAAAACGCGGCCGCAGCCGCCGGAGGTAGTCATCGTTACGGCGACGCGTACCGTAAAGAACGCCGTCGAGGCGATGAAGCACGGCGCATTCGAATACGTAACCAAGCCCTTCGACGTCGATGAGATCAAGTTGATCGCCGAGCGCGGAATCGAAAATCATCACCTCGTCCTTGAGTGCTCATCGCTCAGGCAGCAGATGGAAAACGAGAAGGAGCGGTTTTACAAGGAGCTCGAGGGCAAGGTGCGCGAGCGGACGGCGGAGCTCGAGGAAGCCAACCGGAAACTGCGGGAGACACATGAGCAGCTGGTGCGGTCGGAAAAACTGGCGTCTCTCGGCGAGTTGGTCGCAGGGGTCGCCCACGAACTCAACAATAAGCTGCTGCCCGTCCTCGCGTACGCGCAACTGCTGAAAGAGCAGAAATTCCCCGACGGCATCCTGCGCTACGTCGATACCATTGAGCGTTCGGCCTCGGCCGCGGCCTCGGTCGTCAGTTCGCTGCTGAATTTCTCGCGTCCCTCAAGCGCCACCAGAAACCCGGTGGACCTGAACGCGACCATGCGGGAAACCCTTTCTTTGCTCGATTACAAGATCAAGGCCGGCCGCGTGCGCGTCAAAGTCGAGCTCGAGGAAAGGATTCCGCTTACCATGGCGGATGAAAAGCAGATCGCCCAGGTGTTCCTCAACATCATCAATAATGCGTTTCAGGCGATGGAGCCGAACGGAGGCGAACTGAACATTCGCTCCACGCGAAAAGGCGACAACATCTTCTTCACGTTCACCGATACCGGCTGCGGGATTTCCGAGGAACACATGCTGAAAATCTTCGACCCCTTCTTCTCAACGAAAGGCAGCGGAGGCACCGGCCTCGGCCTCAGCGTCTCGCACGGATTGATTAGCGCCCACAAGGGCGAGATCACCGTAAAAAGCAAAGTGGGCAAGGGGACCACGTTCACCATTCGACTTCCCATCACGAGAGTCATGGAAGAAAGCGCTGTCAAGGAGGAACCGATCCGCTATACTCCTCAGAGGACAAAGCCCCGCGTTCTCGTCGCGGAGGATGATCCCGATTGCATGCTGGCGATCACCGATATTCTGAAGGCCGAACATGAGGTTATTTCGGTGTGCAATGGCCAGGAGGCGGTGAAAAACCTGAAGAAGGAGAATTTCGACCTCCTGATTGTGGATTGCAGAATGCCGGGCTTGAACGGGGTGGAATTGTATCGGTGGCTCATCGAGAACAAGAGCGAGCTCCAGCGGCGCGTCATCTTCATGACCGGCGATATTTTCGTGCCCGAAATCAAGTCCTTCCTAGAGAAATCCGGCTGTCCGTACATCACGAAACCGTTCGTTATGGATGACTTCAAGCGAACGATTACCGCCGCTCTCACGGCGCCATAGGCGGAATGCGACCTGCACATATGATTGCAAACCTCGTCAGCAAGCGCCCGTGGTATATCCTCATGTTTTCCGTTCTTGTCACTCTTGTGCTCGCAGTCGGAATACCCCGCCTCAAAATGCGCCCTTTCTTCGAGGGAGATCTCCCGGCCACCGATCCCGTCCTCGTCGCCAACGAGCACTATAGCTCCATATTCGGCAAGGACGAGGTGGCTTATCTGGCGCTGGTGAGGGATGATTCCATTTATCACGCCGACACGCTCGAAAAAATCGCCGCAATTACAGAAGAATTGAATTCGCTCGATCATGTGCTGGCCGAGCAAACGCTCAGCCTGGCCACCGCACGGAAAGTGACCTGGCGCGATTGGGGGCTCGACGTGCGAAAACACCTGTCGCCGCCGCCCGAATCGTCCGATGACATCGAGCGCCTGCGCCAGGACGTGCGACACGATCCCGATATCTACGACCGGCTCGTTTCGAAGGACGAAAAGGCGACGCTCCTTATCATCAGGCTCCAGCCGGGCTATAACCAGCGGCAGTTGTATCGGTCGCTTCATGCAATCGCAGATGAGTATGCCGGACCCGAGCGGATTTATCCTTTCGGACACCAGGTTATGAATGAAGAGGCGAATCTGGGAATCCTCCACGATGCCCGCGTCCTCGGTCCTGCGGCGCTGCTGCTCATGGCGGTCGGCATCTCGATTTTCTTCCGGTCGCCCCGCCTGGCGATCGGACCGGTGCTGATGGTGACCATGAGCATCGTGTGGACGATCGGCTTCATGCATTACATCCGCTTCCCCATGTCGGTGCTCAGCTCTTCGATACCTGCAATGCTGATAGCGATCGGCAGTTCTTACATGATCCACGTGATTTACAGCTACATCGAGCAGTCATCGAAGGGAAACGCGGCGGAAGCGATGGCGCAGGGGATTCGAAAGGTGGGTCCGCCGATCCTGCTTGCAGCCGTAACCTCAATGGTCGGCTTCCTCACCTTGATCGTTTTCAAGATTCTCACCATACGCGAGTTTGGGGTCACGGTGGCGATCGGCGTGGGGTTTTGCGCGCTCCTCGCCCTCATGGTGCTGCCGTCGATTATTATCTTGCAGAAGAAGTCCGTTCCACCTCGATCCATTAAGAACATGGATGTTCTCGATAGATTTCTGGCGTGGATCGGGCACGTCGGGGTGAACCATCGATACCGGGTGGCGATCGCGGGGTTGGCGCTTTTGATAGTATCCGGCCTGGGCGTATCTCGCATCAAGATCGGATACGCTCCCGAGGAGATTTTCCCGGAGAATCACCCGGCGCGCACCGTCGTCTCCCTCTTCATCAACGAGTTCAACGGGCCGTACTCGATCAACGTGATGTTTTCGACTACCGAAGTCGACGGGCTGAAGTCGCCCGACGTTCTGCGGCGGATTGACGATTTTCAGGCGTTCGCCGAGAGCCTGTCGAAGGTCAAACATTCGACCTCGATCGTCAATATCGTGAAAAAGATGAACCGCATCCTCAACGAGGATGATCCTGCTCACGACAAGGTTCCTGAAAGCAGAGAAATGGTGGCGCAGTTGTTGCTGCTCCACTCGATGACACAGGACCCCGTGCAATTCGAGAACCTGGTGGACTACGATATTCAGCGCTGCAAAGTCGCAATTGCCACGACCGCCATCGACAGCATGCAGCTCGAAGCCATCTTTGATCGGCTTGCCGAATATTGCAGCACGCACTTCGGCGAAGATGTAACGGTCTCTTTCGGCGGACGCAGCCTGATCTGGATGGCGATGAACGATTACATCATCCGCGGCAAGATCATGAATATCATCATG
This genomic interval carries:
- a CDS encoding RND family transporter, yielding MRPAHMIANLVSKRPWYILMFSVLVTLVLAVGIPRLKMRPFFEGDLPATDPVLVANEHYSSIFGKDEVAYLALVRDDSIYHADTLEKIAAITEELNSLDHVLAEQTLSLATARKVTWRDWGLDVRKHLSPPPESSDDIERLRQDVRHDPDIYDRLVSKDEKATLLIIRLQPGYNQRQLYRSLHAIADEYAGPERIYPFGHQVMNEEANLGILHDARVLGPAALLLMAVGISIFFRSPRLAIGPVLMVTMSIVWTIGFMHYIRFPMSVLSSSIPAMLIAIGSSYMIHVIYSYIEQSSKGNAAEAMAQGIRKVGPPILLAAVTSMVGFLTLIVFKILTIREFGVTVAIGVGFCALLALMVLPSIIILQKKSVPPRSIKNMDVLDRFLAWIGHVGVNHRYRVAIAGLALLIVSGLGVSRIKIGYAPEEIFPENHPARTVVSLFINEFNGPYSINVMFSTTEVDGLKSPDVLRRIDDFQAFAESLSKVKHSTSIVNIVKKMNRILNEDDPAHDKVPESREMVAQLLLLHSMTQDPVQFENLVDYDIQRCKVAIATTAIDSMQLEAIFDRLAEYCSTHFGEDVTVSFGGRSLIWMAMNDYIIRGKIMNIIMNTVLIWIICAVAFRSVRFGLVGIMPLTLATLATFGLMGHLGIRLDTATAVLTGISVGVGVDFAIHFISRLRSEARTAQTLNDAVGVTVIKSGRAIVFDAASNILGFMTFIFSGFGPVRNLGILMCFTMVACLLLTLLLIPTLLALFPIPFRRLREETLFLRPVSVEATRPD